Proteins encoded within one genomic window of Dasypus novemcinctus isolate mDasNov1 chromosome 17, mDasNov1.1.hap2, whole genome shotgun sequence:
- the PAPOLG gene encoding poly(A) polymerase gamma isoform X1 codes for MKEMSANTVLDSQRQQKHYGITSPISLACPKEIDHIYTQKLIDAMKPFGVFEDEEELNHRLVVLGKLNNLVKEWISSVSESKNLPPSVVATVGGKIFTFGSYRLGVHTKGADIDALCVAPRHVERSDFFQSFFEKLKHQDGIRNLRAVEDAFVPVIKFEFDGIEIDLVFARLAIQTISDNLDLRDDSRLRSLDIRCIRSLNGCRVTDEILHLVPNKETFRLTLRAVKLWAKRRGIYSNMLGFLGGVSWAMLVARTCQLYPNAAASTLVHKFFLVFSKWEWPNPVLLKQPEESNLNLPVWDPRVNPSDRYHLMPIITPAYPQQNSTYNVSTSTRTVMVEEFKQGLAVTDEILQGKSDWSKLLEPPNFFQKYRHYIVLTASASTEENHLEWVGLVESKIRVLVGNLERNEFITLAHVNPQSFPGNKEHHKDNNYVSMWFLGIIFRRVENAESVNIDLTYDIQSFTDTVYRQANNINMLKEGMKIEATHVKKKQLHHYLPAEILQKKKKQSLSDVSRSLGGLQSKRSSLDSSCLDSSRDTDNGTPFNSPVSTNKSSKPDSPPMGETERSSVEPAAVIVEKPQSVPPAQGLSIPVIGAKVDSTVKAVSPPAVCTIPTVVGRNVIPRITTPHNPAQGQPHLNGISNITKNITPKRSHSPSIDGSSKRLKDIEKFIRLESTFKDSRAAEDRKRKSVDAIGGESMPIPTIDTSRKKRLPSKELPDSSSPVPANNIRVIKNSIRLTLNR; via the exons ATGAAAGAGATGTCTGC AAACACGGTGCTGGACAGCCAGCGTCAACAAAAGCATTATGGAATCACCTCTCCAATTAGTTTGGCATGTCCTAAAGAAATTGATCATATTTACACACAGAAATTAATTGATGCTATGAAACCATTTGGAGTttttgaagatgaagaagaaTTAAATCACAG gctGGTGGTTCTTGGTAAATTGAACAATTTAGTAAAAGAATGGATTTCCAGTGTCAGTGAGAGTAAG AATCTCCCACCTTCTGTTGTGGCTACTGTTGGTGGTAAAATTTTCACATTTGGATCCTACAGGCTTGGAGTACACACCAAAG GAGCTGACATTGATGCCCTTTGTGTAGCTCCAAGACATGTGGAGAGATCtgatttttttcagtctttctttgaaaaattgaaacATCAAGATGGCATTAGAAACTTAAGA GCTGTAGAAGATGCCTTTGTACCagtaataaaatttgaatttgaTGGTATTGAA ATTGATCTAGTCTTTGCAAGACTGGCAATACAAACCATATCAGATAATTTAGATCTAAGAGACGACTCTCGCCTGAGAAGCCTTGATATAAGGTGTATTCGCAGCTTAAATG GATGTAGAGTTACTGATGAAATTTTGCATTTAGTGCCAAATAAAGAAACTTTTAGACTCACTCTGAGAGCAGTCAAATTATGGGCAAAAC GACGTGGTATTTATTCCAATATGCTGGGATTCCTTGGCGGTGTTTCTTGGGCAATGCTAGTTGCAAGAACTTGTCAATTATATCCAAACGCAGCAGCTTCTACTTTAGTTCATaagttctttttagttttttccaAGTG GGAATGGCCAAATCCTGTGCTGCTGAAGCAACCAGAAGAAAGCAATTTGAATTTGCCTGTCTGGGATCCTCGG GTAAATCCATCAGATAGGTATCATCTCATGCCCATAATCACCCCTGCCTATCCACAACAGAATTCTACGTATAATGTGTCCACATCAACTCGAACAGTAATGGTAGAAGAATTTAAACAAG gCCTTGCAGTCACAGATGAAATTCTTCAAGGGAAATCAGACTGGTCCAAACTACTTGAGCCaccaaatttttttcaaaaatatag ACATTATATAGTATTGACTGCCAGTGCGTCAACAGAAGAAAACCATCTAGAGTG GGTTGGATTAGTAGAATCTAAAATCCGTGTACTTGTTGGAAACTTAGAACGGAATGAATTTATTACTCTTGCCCATGTAAATCCTCAGTCATTCCCAGGAAATAAGGAAcaccataaaga CAATAATTATGTATCCATGTGGTTCCTTGGAATAATTTTTCGGAGAGTAGAAAATGCAGAAAGTGTTAACATAGACTTGACATATGATATACAATCATTCACTGATACAG TGTACAGACAGGCAAACAATATAAACATGCTAAAGGAGGGAATGAAAATTGAAGCAACTCATGTAAAGAAAAAACAGCTCCATCACTACCTTCCTGCAGAGattcttcaaaaaaagaaaaag CAGAGTCTTTCTGATGTCAGTCGAAGTTTGGGTGGACTTCAGTCCAAAAGATCTTCTCTGGATAGCAGTTGTTTGGATAGCTCCCGAGACACTGATAATGGAACACCTTTTAACTCTCCCGTGTCTACAAACAAATCTTCGAAGCCTGATAGTCCTCCTATGGGAGAAACAGAAAG gAGCAGTGTGGAACCTGCTGCTGTAATTGTAGAGAAGCCACAGAGTGTTCCACCAGCTCAAGGACTGTCTATTCCAGTCATTGGTGCAA aagTTGACTCTACAGTAAAAGCTGTATCACCCCCAGCTGTATGCACCATTCCCACTGTAGTAGGACGAAATGTCATTCCTAGAATCACAACACCCCACAACCCTGCCCAGGGGCAACCACACCTAAATGGAATTTCGAATATAACTAAGAACATTACACCCAAGAGATCCCATTCCCCATCAATAGATGGGTCTTCTAAGAGGTTGAAAGACATAGAAAAG tttattcGTCTTGAATCAACGTTTAAGGACTCACGTGCTgctgaagacagaaagagaaaatcagtG GATGCCATTGGAGGAGAATCTATGCCTATCCCTACTATTGATACATCAcgcaaaaag agaCTACCCAGTAAAGAACTACCAGATTCATCATCCCCAGTTCCAGCAAATAATATCCGTGTCATCAAAAATTCCATTCGACTGACCCTTAATCGGTAA
- the PAPOLG gene encoding poly(A) polymerase gamma isoform X2 codes for MKEMSANTVLDSQRQQKHYGITSPISLACPKEIDHIYTQKLIDAMKPFGVFEDEEELNHRLVVLGKLNNLVKEWISSVSESKNLPPSVVATVGGKIFTFGSYRLGVHTKGADIDALCVAPRHVERSDFFQSFFEKLKHQDGIRNLRAVEDAFVPVIKFEFDGIEIDLVFARLAIQTISDNLDLRDDSRLRSLDIRCIRSLNGCRVTDEILHLVPNKETFRLTLRAVKLWAKRRGIYSNMLGFLGGVSWAMLVARTCQLYPNAAASTLVHKFFLVFSKWEWPNPVLLKQPEESNLNLPVWDPRVNPSDRYHLMPIITPAYPQQNSTYNVSTSTRTVMVEEFKQGLAVTDEILQGKSDWSKLLEPPNFFQKYRHYIVLTASASTEENHLEWVGLVESKIRVLVGNLERNEFITLAHVNPQSFPGNKEHHKDNNYVSMWFLGIIFRRVENAESVNIDLTYDIQSFTDTVYRQANNINMLKEGMKIEATHVKKKQLHHYLPAEILQKKKKSLSDVSRSLGGLQSKRSSLDSSCLDSSRDTDNGTPFNSPVSTNKSSKPDSPPMGETERSSVEPAAVIVEKPQSVPPAQGLSIPVIGAKVDSTVKAVSPPAVCTIPTVVGRNVIPRITTPHNPAQGQPHLNGISNITKNITPKRSHSPSIDGSSKRLKDIEKFIRLESTFKDSRAAEDRKRKSVDAIGGESMPIPTIDTSRKKRLPSKELPDSSSPVPANNIRVIKNSIRLTLNR; via the exons ATGAAAGAGATGTCTGC AAACACGGTGCTGGACAGCCAGCGTCAACAAAAGCATTATGGAATCACCTCTCCAATTAGTTTGGCATGTCCTAAAGAAATTGATCATATTTACACACAGAAATTAATTGATGCTATGAAACCATTTGGAGTttttgaagatgaagaagaaTTAAATCACAG gctGGTGGTTCTTGGTAAATTGAACAATTTAGTAAAAGAATGGATTTCCAGTGTCAGTGAGAGTAAG AATCTCCCACCTTCTGTTGTGGCTACTGTTGGTGGTAAAATTTTCACATTTGGATCCTACAGGCTTGGAGTACACACCAAAG GAGCTGACATTGATGCCCTTTGTGTAGCTCCAAGACATGTGGAGAGATCtgatttttttcagtctttctttgaaaaattgaaacATCAAGATGGCATTAGAAACTTAAGA GCTGTAGAAGATGCCTTTGTACCagtaataaaatttgaatttgaTGGTATTGAA ATTGATCTAGTCTTTGCAAGACTGGCAATACAAACCATATCAGATAATTTAGATCTAAGAGACGACTCTCGCCTGAGAAGCCTTGATATAAGGTGTATTCGCAGCTTAAATG GATGTAGAGTTACTGATGAAATTTTGCATTTAGTGCCAAATAAAGAAACTTTTAGACTCACTCTGAGAGCAGTCAAATTATGGGCAAAAC GACGTGGTATTTATTCCAATATGCTGGGATTCCTTGGCGGTGTTTCTTGGGCAATGCTAGTTGCAAGAACTTGTCAATTATATCCAAACGCAGCAGCTTCTACTTTAGTTCATaagttctttttagttttttccaAGTG GGAATGGCCAAATCCTGTGCTGCTGAAGCAACCAGAAGAAAGCAATTTGAATTTGCCTGTCTGGGATCCTCGG GTAAATCCATCAGATAGGTATCATCTCATGCCCATAATCACCCCTGCCTATCCACAACAGAATTCTACGTATAATGTGTCCACATCAACTCGAACAGTAATGGTAGAAGAATTTAAACAAG gCCTTGCAGTCACAGATGAAATTCTTCAAGGGAAATCAGACTGGTCCAAACTACTTGAGCCaccaaatttttttcaaaaatatag ACATTATATAGTATTGACTGCCAGTGCGTCAACAGAAGAAAACCATCTAGAGTG GGTTGGATTAGTAGAATCTAAAATCCGTGTACTTGTTGGAAACTTAGAACGGAATGAATTTATTACTCTTGCCCATGTAAATCCTCAGTCATTCCCAGGAAATAAGGAAcaccataaaga CAATAATTATGTATCCATGTGGTTCCTTGGAATAATTTTTCGGAGAGTAGAAAATGCAGAAAGTGTTAACATAGACTTGACATATGATATACAATCATTCACTGATACAG TGTACAGACAGGCAAACAATATAAACATGCTAAAGGAGGGAATGAAAATTGAAGCAACTCATGTAAAGAAAAAACAGCTCCATCACTACCTTCCTGCAGAGattcttcaaaaaaagaaaaag AGTCTTTCTGATGTCAGTCGAAGTTTGGGTGGACTTCAGTCCAAAAGATCTTCTCTGGATAGCAGTTGTTTGGATAGCTCCCGAGACACTGATAATGGAACACCTTTTAACTCTCCCGTGTCTACAAACAAATCTTCGAAGCCTGATAGTCCTCCTATGGGAGAAACAGAAAG gAGCAGTGTGGAACCTGCTGCTGTAATTGTAGAGAAGCCACAGAGTGTTCCACCAGCTCAAGGACTGTCTATTCCAGTCATTGGTGCAA aagTTGACTCTACAGTAAAAGCTGTATCACCCCCAGCTGTATGCACCATTCCCACTGTAGTAGGACGAAATGTCATTCCTAGAATCACAACACCCCACAACCCTGCCCAGGGGCAACCACACCTAAATGGAATTTCGAATATAACTAAGAACATTACACCCAAGAGATCCCATTCCCCATCAATAGATGGGTCTTCTAAGAGGTTGAAAGACATAGAAAAG tttattcGTCTTGAATCAACGTTTAAGGACTCACGTGCTgctgaagacagaaagagaaaatcagtG GATGCCATTGGAGGAGAATCTATGCCTATCCCTACTATTGATACATCAcgcaaaaag agaCTACCCAGTAAAGAACTACCAGATTCATCATCCCCAGTTCCAGCAAATAATATCCGTGTCATCAAAAATTCCATTCGACTGACCCTTAATCGGTAA